A portion of the Lolium rigidum isolate FL_2022 chromosome 1, APGP_CSIRO_Lrig_0.1, whole genome shotgun sequence genome contains these proteins:
- the LOC124672986 gene encoding uncharacterized protein At1g66480-like, translated as MGNTIGGRRKGAKVMQLDGTAFRVKPPAYAGAVLHDHPGFQLLESEQVKLLGVRARPLEHDALLRPGRLYFLVALPKPVAPPRRAWSGALHVGARERLESLMLTRRSTSDLTFPTGTAPASPAASDGGPVQLRMRLPKAQLAKLVGESRDSAEAAAKIMQLCAANAAGSGAVTPERFAPRTPERFVPTPDWGTGVRLPQTPEHSPRFVPTPDWGAGRFSQTPEQSPRFAATPEWGARFMMPTPERDTGMMAKTPAERWSALTGTPGGKASRKEKRTRFVALPDEIIA; from the exons ATGGGCAACACCATCGGcgggcggcggaagggcgccaagGTGATGCAGCTGGACGGCACGGCGTTCCGGGTGAAGCCGCCAGCGTACGCGGGCGCGGTGCTACACGACCACCCGGGCTTCCAGCTCCTCGAATCCGAGCAGGTCAAGCTCCtcggcgtccgcgcgcgcccgCTCGAGCACGACGCGCTGCTCCGCCCGGGCCGGCTCTACTTCCTCGTCGCGCTGCCCAAGCCCGTCGCCCCCCCGCGCCGCGCCTGGTCCGGCGCGCTCCACGTCGGCGCGCGCGAGCGGCTCGAGTCGCTCATGCTcacgcgccgctccacctccgacCTCACTTTCCCCACCGGCACCGCGCCGGCGTCCCCCGCCGCCTCCGACGGCGGGCCTGTGCAGCTCAGGATGCGCCTGCCCAAGGCGCAGCTGGCCAAGCTCGTGGGCGAGAGCCGGGACTCCGCCGAGGCCGCCGCCAAGATCATGCAGCTCTGCGCCGCCAACGCGGCTGGGAGCGGCGCCGTTACGCCGGAGAGGTTCGCGCCACGGACGCCCGAGAGGTTCGTGCCCACGCCGGACTGGGGCACCGGCGTTCGGCTCCCGCAGACGCCCGAGCACAGCCCGCGGTTCGTGCCCACGCCCGACTGGGGCGCCGGCAGGTTCTCCCAGACGCCGGAGCAGAGCCCGAGGTTCGCCGCGACGCCCGAGTGGGGCGCCAGGTTCATGATGCCGACGCCGGAGAGAGATACCGGCATGATGGCGAAGACGCCGGCCGAGAGGTGGTCCGCGCTAACCGGCACGCCGGGCGGCAAGGCCAGCCGGAAGGAG AAGCGAACGCGGTTCGTCGCCTTACCAGACGAGATAATCGCCTGA
- the LOC124672997 gene encoding uncharacterized protein At1g66480-like has protein sequence MGNSIGGRRKGAKIMQLDGTAFRVKPPAYAGAVLRDHPGFQLLDSEQVKLLGVRARPLEHDALLRPGRLYFLVALPKPTAPPRRAWSGALHVGARERLESLMLTRRSTSDLTFPTGTAPASPAASDGGPVQLRMRLPKAQVAKLMSESRDPAEAAAKIMQLCAANNAGSGAVTPERFAPRTPERGPMFVPTPDWGTGVRLPQTPEHSPRFVPTPDWGAGRFSRTPERSPRFAATPEWGARFMMPTPERDTGMTAKTPADRWSALTGTPDGKASRKEKRTRFVAMPDEIIA, from the exons ATGGGCAACAGCATCGGCGGCCGGCGCAAGGGCGCCAAGATCATGCAGCTGGACGGCACGGCGTTCCGGGTGAAGCCACCGGCGTACGCGGGCGCGGTGCTGCGCGACCACCCAGGCTTCCAGCTCCTCGACTCCGAGCAGGTCAAGCTGCtcggcgtccgcgcgcgcccgCTCGAGCACGACGCGCTGCTCCGCCCTGGCCGCCTCTACTTCCTCGTGGCGCTGCCGAAGCCCACCGCGCCCCCGCGCCGCGCCTGGTCCGGCGCGCTCCACGTCGGCGCGCGCGAGCGGCTCGAGTCGCTCATGCTcacgcgccgctccacctccgacCTCACCTTCCCCACCGGCACGGCGCCGGCGTCCCCCGCCGCCTCCGACGGCGGGCCGGTGCAGCTCAGGATGCGCCTGCCCAAGGCGCAGGTGGCCAAGCTCATGAGCGAGAGCCGTGACCCCGCCGAGGCCGCCGCCAAGATCATGCAGCTCTGCGCCGCCAACAACGCCGGGAGCGGCGCCGTCACGCCCGAGAGGTTCGCGCCGCGGACGCCCGAGCGGGGCCCGATGTTCGTGCCAACGCCGGACTGGGGCACCGGTGTTCGGCTCCCGCAGACGCCGGAGCACAGCCCGCGGTTCGTGCCCACGCCAGACTGGGGCGCCGGCAGGTTCTCGCGGACGCCGGAGCGGAGCCCGAGGTTCGCCGCAACGCCCGAGTGGGGCGCCAGGTTCATGATGCCGACGCCGGAAAGAGATACCGGGATGACGGCGAAGACGCCGGCCGATAGGTGGTCCGCGCTAACCGGCACGCCGGACGGCAAGGCCAGCCGGAAGGAG AAGCGAACGCGGTTCGTCGCCATGCCAGACGAGATAATCGCCTGA